From a single Paraburkholderia sp. FT54 genomic region:
- a CDS encoding Zn-dependent hydrolase → MQVHESTTIATCADLRIDGARLWDSLMQLARIGGTEKGGVCRLALTELDRQARDLFIAWAKEIGCSVRIDAIGNIFARRAGLRDDLPPVMTGSHIDTQPTGGKFDGNYGVLAGLEVLRTLNDANVRTLAPLEVAVWTNEEGSRFVPVMMGSGVFAGAFTLEHALEQRDREGITVRDALSQIGYAGEIEKPHAVGAYFEAHIEQGPVLEAHDKTIGIVQGALGQRWYDVTVQGMEAHAGPTPMELRRDALLIAADLIHAVNRIALDHAPHGRGTVGWLDVHPNSRNVIPGRVMLTVDLRAADDATLTAMDSALRAACALAGEKAGITVDVEQVVYFPPQPFAAELVGAVKQGADTLGFASMDVISGAGHDAVYLARVAPAAMIFVPCKDGISHNEIEDARADHLEAGCNVLLQAMLNAAQKAGSADA, encoded by the coding sequence ATGCAAGTTCATGAATCAACAACCATCGCGACGTGCGCCGATCTGCGAATCGACGGCGCGCGGCTCTGGGACAGTCTCATGCAACTCGCGCGGATCGGCGGCACCGAGAAAGGCGGTGTGTGCCGGCTCGCACTCACGGAGTTGGACCGTCAGGCGCGCGACCTTTTTATCGCGTGGGCGAAGGAGATCGGCTGTAGCGTGCGGATCGACGCAATCGGCAATATCTTCGCGCGCCGCGCCGGTTTGCGCGACGATCTGCCGCCGGTGATGACCGGCAGCCACATCGACACGCAACCTACAGGCGGGAAATTCGACGGCAATTACGGTGTGCTGGCGGGACTCGAAGTGCTGCGCACGCTGAATGACGCCAACGTGCGGACGCTCGCGCCGCTGGAAGTCGCGGTGTGGACCAATGAAGAAGGTTCGCGCTTCGTGCCGGTGATGATGGGCTCCGGGGTGTTCGCCGGCGCATTCACTCTGGAGCACGCGCTCGAACAACGCGATCGTGAAGGCATCACGGTGCGCGACGCGCTGTCTCAGATCGGATATGCCGGTGAAATCGAAAAACCGCACGCCGTGGGTGCCTATTTCGAAGCACATATCGAACAGGGGCCCGTGCTGGAGGCCCACGACAAAACGATCGGCATCGTGCAAGGCGCGCTCGGCCAACGCTGGTACGACGTGACGGTGCAAGGCATGGAAGCGCACGCCGGCCCCACGCCCATGGAACTGCGCCGCGACGCGCTGCTCATCGCGGCCGATCTGATTCACGCCGTCAACCGCATTGCGCTCGATCACGCGCCTCACGGGCGCGGCACAGTCGGCTGGCTCGACGTGCATCCGAACTCACGCAATGTGATTCCAGGCCGCGTGATGCTCACCGTCGATCTGCGTGCCGCCGACGATGCCACGCTCACGGCAATGGATAGCGCTTTGCGCGCGGCATGCGCGCTGGCGGGCGAGAAAGCCGGCATCACGGTGGACGTCGAGCAAGTCGTATACTTCCCGCCGCAACCGTTCGCCGCGGAACTGGTCGGCGCCGTCAAGCAGGGCGCGGACACGCTCGGCTTTGCGTCGATGGACGTGATCAGCGGCGCCGGCCACGACGCCGTCTATCTCGCGAGAGTCGCGCCCGCCGCGATGATCTTCGTGCCGTGCAAAGACGGCATCAGCCACAACGAAATCGAAGACGCCCGCGCGGATCATCTCGAAGCCGGTTGCAACGTGCTGTTGCAGGCCATGCTGAACGCCGCGCAGAAAGCGGGGAGCGCAGACGCATGA
- a CDS encoding ABC transporter substrate-binding protein, with the protein MNRRNMLKLAALSAVPGTLGSLVARSAFAQAGALQFACPVPMSGPFAANGKYADLGMKLAIEQYGKVLGQPLAYTVLDTEGKPATAVRRVQEIAQQKNARFFAGGILSSEALAMGKEVQKAGGIFITTAGADEITGKDCNDATFRWSVPTYGAIEQTVRPLIQMLPKAKRWYTITPQYVFGDGLLSAAKAIFKEKGIEHVGNSYHSLNEKEFSGYLTNAVAAKPDVLLILNFGSQSSDTLRQAVSFGMKNNCTILMAWASGLEQFESLGADLCEGVYFGAQYWHDIDSPLNRDLVKRSNAAFKANPNYSLAGSYICTKILLDGIVKAGNVDPKKVVAALEGMKYDGLTGPEEVRKGDHQVLKNYYLLKGKAKNKMKNADDYADIVSSGQSFLPLDKTGCKMA; encoded by the coding sequence TTGAATCGCCGAAATATGTTGAAGCTGGCCGCGTTGTCGGCCGTTCCGGGGACGTTGGGCTCGCTGGTCGCGCGAAGCGCGTTCGCGCAGGCCGGCGCCTTGCAGTTTGCCTGTCCGGTGCCGATGTCGGGCCCATTCGCGGCGAACGGCAAATACGCCGACCTCGGCATGAAGCTCGCTATCGAGCAGTACGGCAAGGTGCTGGGTCAACCGCTCGCATACACGGTGCTCGACACGGAAGGCAAACCCGCAACCGCTGTGCGCCGTGTGCAGGAAATCGCGCAGCAGAAGAATGCGCGCTTCTTTGCCGGCGGTATTCTGTCTTCCGAAGCATTGGCAATGGGCAAGGAAGTCCAGAAAGCAGGCGGTATTTTCATCACCACGGCAGGCGCGGACGAGATCACCGGAAAGGACTGCAACGACGCCACGTTCCGCTGGTCAGTACCGACCTACGGCGCGATCGAGCAGACGGTGCGTCCGCTGATCCAGATGCTGCCCAAAGCCAAACGCTGGTACACCATCACGCCGCAATACGTGTTCGGCGACGGTTTGCTCTCGGCCGCCAAGGCGATCTTCAAAGAGAAGGGCATCGAACATGTGGGCAACAGCTACCACTCGCTCAATGAAAAGGAATTCAGCGGCTATCTGACGAACGCAGTTGCAGCGAAACCCGACGTGCTCCTGATTCTGAACTTCGGCTCGCAATCTTCCGATACGTTGCGCCAGGCTGTGAGCTTCGGCATGAAGAACAATTGCACGATTCTGATGGCATGGGCGTCCGGACTCGAGCAATTCGAATCGCTCGGCGCCGACCTGTGTGAAGGTGTCTATTTCGGCGCACAGTATTGGCACGACATCGATTCGCCGCTCAACCGCGATCTCGTCAAACGTTCGAACGCCGCGTTCAAAGCGAACCCCAACTACAGCCTCGCAGGTTCCTATATCTGTACAAAGATCCTGCTCGACGGCATCGTGAAAGCAGGCAACGTCGACCCGAAGAAAGTGGTCGCCGCCCTTGAAGGCATGAAATACGACGGTTTGACCGGCCCGGAGGAAGTCCGCAAAGGCGACCATCAGGTGTTGAAGAACTATTATCTGTTGAAGGGCAAGGCGAAGAACAAGATGAAAAACGCCGACGACTACGCGGATATCGTGAGCTCCGGCCAATCGTTCCTGCCGCTCGACAAAACCGGCTGCAAGATGGCTTGA
- a CDS encoding branched-chain amino acid ABC transporter permease translates to MIDTSKPIGQNAASAKTQPGLKHSLHRYRFLLLALLVVCVLPLTLRSGSLATEVLVFALAALGCNLLLGHTGLLSFGQGIFFGLGSYCAGLVLTKTGLPVPAALLASAVIGAAAAALVGWFSIRQRGTYFVMLTLAFGQLFYFLAYTTPDLTGGDNGLLDIPRPALGLFGKTIVPLASPWQYYGFVAVLFLVVFWLLMRVSHSVFGRTLLAIRDNEARAAAVGYDVKRFKLMAFVISGAVTGLAGALHALMTGIAPLSNIDYHTSEMILVMTVIGGTGNLFASVLGAAFYVLFADWLSTLWPRWLLLLGIVLIAVSLFMQRGLWGLGERIWQSLRRKSSADADNDAGKEPV, encoded by the coding sequence ATGATCGATACCTCGAAGCCTATCGGGCAGAACGCTGCTTCCGCAAAGACGCAACCCGGCCTGAAGCACTCATTGCATCGCTATCGCTTCCTGCTGCTGGCGTTGCTGGTGGTATGCGTTTTGCCCCTGACGCTGCGCTCCGGGTCGCTGGCTACTGAAGTGTTGGTGTTCGCACTCGCTGCTCTCGGCTGCAATCTGCTGCTCGGCCACACAGGTTTGCTCTCGTTCGGGCAAGGCATTTTCTTTGGGCTCGGCAGCTATTGCGCGGGACTGGTCCTCACCAAAACAGGGTTGCCGGTTCCCGCGGCTTTGCTTGCGTCGGCCGTCATCGGCGCGGCGGCCGCGGCACTGGTCGGCTGGTTTTCGATTCGCCAGCGTGGCACGTATTTCGTCATGCTGACGCTCGCGTTCGGGCAACTGTTTTATTTCCTCGCCTACACCACGCCGGATTTGACTGGCGGCGACAACGGCTTGCTCGACATTCCGCGCCCGGCGTTGGGACTGTTCGGCAAAACGATCGTGCCGTTGGCCTCGCCGTGGCAGTACTACGGTTTCGTCGCCGTACTGTTCCTCGTGGTGTTCTGGCTGTTGATGCGCGTATCGCACTCCGTATTCGGCCGCACGTTGCTCGCGATTCGCGATAACGAGGCGCGCGCGGCTGCGGTGGGCTACGACGTCAAACGCTTCAAGCTGATGGCGTTCGTCATCTCCGGCGCGGTCACGGGTCTGGCGGGCGCGCTGCACGCGTTGATGACGGGCATCGCGCCGCTTTCCAACATCGACTATCACACGAGCGAGATGATTCTCGTGATGACCGTGATCGGCGGCACAGGCAATCTGTTCGCCTCTGTATTGGGCGCCGCGTTCTACGTGCTGTTCGCCGACTGGTTGTCCACCTTGTGGCCTCGCTGGCTATTGCTGCTCGGCATCGTGCTGATCGCCGTCAGTCTGTTCATGCAGCGCGGTCTGTGGGGATTGGGCGAACGCATCTGGCAATCGCTGCGCCGCAAATCATCCGCCGACGCAGACAATGACGCAGGCAAGGAGCCGGTATGA
- a CDS encoding ABC transporter ATP-binding protein, whose protein sequence is MILDVQQIHGFYGKSHILQGVSLQINDGETVTLLGRNGAGKSTTLKAIAGVVPPQRGTVTFNGASISGMPPHKIASRGVCFVPEHRGIFRLLTVEENLRLGARKDSPWQLDDIYRIFPRLKERRTNGGAQLSGGEQQMLAIGRALMNHPRLLMLDEPVEGLAPVIVEEIVAQLKLIREAGVAILLVEQNLEVCTQLADRHYIIEQGVIVYAGDNASFSADDSIKDRYLGVGVV, encoded by the coding sequence ATGATTCTCGACGTGCAACAGATTCACGGCTTTTACGGCAAGAGCCACATCTTGCAAGGCGTGTCCCTGCAGATCAACGATGGGGAAACGGTCACGCTGCTGGGCCGCAACGGCGCAGGCAAATCGACCACGCTGAAAGCGATCGCCGGCGTCGTCCCGCCGCAGCGCGGCACGGTCACGTTCAACGGCGCCAGCATCAGCGGCATGCCCCCGCATAAAATCGCCTCACGTGGCGTTTGCTTCGTGCCCGAGCATCGCGGCATCTTTCGTCTGCTCACCGTTGAAGAAAACCTGCGGCTCGGCGCGCGCAAAGATTCGCCGTGGCAGCTCGACGACATCTACCGCATTTTTCCGCGTCTGAAAGAACGGCGCACGAACGGAGGCGCACAGCTTTCCGGCGGCGAACAGCAGATGCTTGCAATCGGCCGCGCGCTGATGAATCACCCGCGTTTGTTGATGCTCGACGAACCGGTTGAAGGCCTCGCGCCGGTGATCGTCGAAGAAATCGTCGCGCAACTCAAGCTGATCCGCGAGGCGGGGGTGGCCATTCTGCTGGTCGAGCAGAACCTCGAAGTCTGCACGCAACTCGCGGATCGCCACTACATCATCGAACAAGGCGTGATCGTGTATGCGGGCGACAACGCGTCGTTTTCCGCGGACGACTCGATCAAGGACCGTTATCTCGGCGTCGGCGTGGTCTGA
- a CDS encoding branched-chain amino acid ABC transporter permease, translating into MNVYLLQIVNGIGVGMLYFLLAVGLSIVFGLLRFVNFAHGAFYLLGAYFCYQAMQWSMSFWTALVVVPIVVGALAWVVEKLILRHVYAQQHEFHILVTVGLALVVQECAILIWGPLGDNVAVPDVLNGVVIWGSFVYPKYRLFVIGFTAVLAALLWWVLEGTRLGSAVRAGSESTEMVSLLGINVLRVFSLVFALGAATAALAGVLAAPIRGVDPFMGIEALSVAFVVVVVGGMGNFLGALVGGLLVGIVQSVMSTLWPEGARLMIYVAMAAVLLLRPNGLLGRAA; encoded by the coding sequence ATGAACGTTTATCTCCTGCAGATCGTCAACGGCATCGGAGTGGGAATGCTGTATTTCCTGCTCGCGGTCGGTTTGTCGATCGTGTTCGGCCTGCTGCGCTTCGTGAACTTCGCGCACGGCGCGTTCTATCTGCTCGGCGCGTACTTCTGCTATCAGGCGATGCAGTGGTCGATGAGTTTCTGGACTGCGCTCGTGGTCGTGCCGATTGTCGTGGGCGCGCTCGCGTGGGTTGTCGAGAAACTGATTCTGCGGCACGTCTATGCGCAGCAGCATGAGTTTCATATTCTCGTGACAGTGGGTCTCGCGCTCGTCGTGCAGGAATGTGCGATCCTGATCTGGGGACCGCTCGGCGATAACGTAGCGGTGCCCGACGTGCTGAACGGCGTGGTGATCTGGGGCAGTTTCGTGTATCCGAAGTACCGTCTCTTCGTGATCGGCTTCACGGCGGTACTGGCCGCGCTTTTGTGGTGGGTGCTGGAGGGCACGCGGCTCGGCAGCGCGGTGCGCGCGGGCAGCGAATCGACTGAGATGGTCTCGCTGCTCGGTATCAATGTGTTGCGTGTCTTCAGCCTCGTGTTCGCACTCGGCGCCGCGACAGCCGCGTTGGCAGGCGTCCTTGCGGCGCCGATTCGCGGCGTCGATCCGTTCATGGGTATCGAAGCGCTCAGCGTCGCGTTCGTCGTGGTGGTGGTCGGCGGGATGGGCAATTTTCTTGGCGCGCTGGTCGGCGGACTGCTGGTGGGGATCGTGCAAAGCGTGATGAGTACCTTGTGGCCGGAAGGCGCGCGACTGATGATCTACGTCGCGATGGCCGCCGTTCTGTTGCTGCGACCGAACGGCTTGCTCGGGAGGGCAGCATGA
- a CDS encoding ABC transporter ATP-binding protein — protein MSEAILRASGVVKRYGKFTALSDVTLNIMPRTVHSVIGPNGAGKTTLFHVLTGTLPITEGKIVFDGHDVTHEPDHRRVRRGVARSFQVTSLFANLSVRENLRLAAQGVDAVRALNAWTPPHGALTHADIVDSVLERLALQRFSNVTTGALSHGQQRRLEVGMALAARPKAIFLDEPTSGMGIDDLDDMKQLIRGLRDDYTVVLIEHNMGIVMDISDTITVMQQGRVLVEGRPDDIRGDERVRSAYLGNMITGGRA, from the coding sequence ATGAGTGAAGCCATTCTGCGAGCGAGCGGCGTCGTGAAGCGCTACGGAAAATTCACGGCGCTCTCCGACGTCACGTTGAACATCATGCCGCGCACGGTGCATTCCGTGATCGGTCCAAACGGCGCGGGCAAAACCACGCTGTTTCACGTGTTGACCGGCACGTTGCCGATCACCGAGGGCAAGATCGTTTTCGACGGCCACGACGTCACGCACGAGCCGGACCATAGACGCGTGCGCCGTGGCGTCGCGCGCTCGTTTCAGGTAACCAGCCTGTTTGCCAATCTGAGCGTGCGAGAAAATTTGCGGCTCGCCGCGCAAGGCGTCGACGCGGTGCGTGCGTTGAATGCCTGGACGCCGCCGCACGGCGCGCTCACGCACGCGGACATCGTCGACAGTGTGCTCGAACGGCTCGCACTTCAGCGTTTCAGCAACGTAACGACGGGTGCGCTTTCACACGGTCAGCAGCGTCGGCTCGAAGTCGGCATGGCGCTCGCCGCGCGGCCCAAGGCGATCTTTCTGGACGAGCCGACCTCGGGCATGGGCATCGACGACCTCGACGACATGAAACAATTGATTCGTGGCCTGCGCGACGACTACACGGTGGTGTTGATCGAACACAATATGGGCATCGTGATGGACATCTCCGACACGATCACCGTCATGCAGCAAGGACGCGTGCTGGTGGAAGGGCGTCCCGACGACATTCGCGGCGACGAGCGCGTGCGCAGCGCCTATCTCGGCAACATGATCACCGGAGGCCGCGCATGA
- a CDS encoding FCD domain-containing protein, protein MAIDRAKAGAAIKIKQQKRGDLVAEEIKRLITEKDLKPGDRLPREVELQQLFSVSKSTIREALKSLEVQGLIKVTTGPSGGGMVVEVPLDRTLQLLQNYLFFKDVSIDDIYTVRKLLEPELAAGAVPHLTEQDFDALDASIACCDRPASSHSGQDIVRQRQEDVNFHDILAAANPNPFLRFSCELINEMIRQLIEFRNDTPQAEHERFGQANVKIHKAITKAARERDVEKVRELMVIHMTEAPRYVKRMKGKLRGRLILDSEIRRRVRARSVAPSSDEGDGE, encoded by the coding sequence ATGGCCATTGACCGCGCCAAGGCTGGCGCCGCGATTAAGATCAAGCAGCAAAAACGCGGCGATCTGGTCGCAGAGGAAATCAAGCGGCTCATCACCGAGAAAGACCTGAAGCCAGGCGACCGCCTGCCGCGCGAGGTGGAGTTGCAGCAGCTCTTTTCGGTGAGCAAAAGCACGATCCGCGAGGCGCTGAAATCGCTCGAAGTACAAGGTCTCATCAAAGTGACCACCGGCCCGAGCGGCGGCGGCATGGTGGTGGAGGTGCCGCTCGATCGTACGTTGCAACTCCTGCAGAACTATCTGTTCTTCAAGGACGTATCGATCGACGACATCTATACGGTGCGCAAACTGCTGGAGCCCGAACTCGCGGCAGGCGCCGTGCCGCATCTGACGGAGCAGGACTTCGACGCGCTCGACGCGAGCATTGCGTGTTGCGATCGACCGGCTTCGTCACACAGCGGCCAGGACATCGTGCGGCAACGTCAGGAAGATGTGAATTTTCACGACATCCTTGCGGCGGCGAACCCGAATCCGTTCCTGCGCTTTAGTTGCGAGTTGATCAACGAAATGATCCGGCAACTCATCGAGTTTCGTAATGACACGCCGCAAGCGGAACACGAGCGGTTCGGCCAGGCGAACGTCAAGATTCACAAAGCGATTACCAAAGCAGCACGTGAGCGCGATGTGGAGAAGGTGCGTGAATTGATGGTGATTCATATGACTGAGGCGCCGCGCTACGTGAAGCGGATGAAGGGGAAGCTGCGTGGACGTCTGATTCTGGATTCGGAAATTCGGCGACGCGTGCGGGCGCGAAGTGTGGCGCCGTCTTCGGATGAAGGTGATGGGGAGTGA